From ANME-2 cluster archaeon:
CTGGAATGCGGTGGTTCAAGATAATTGTACATGGCATTGTGAAACATGCGGAGAATGTAAAGATTGGAGAGAATGGCACTGCGAAATATGTAATAAATGCACATATGGGGTAACACTACCCTGTGAACACTGTGGTAAAAAAGGACCTTATCAGGATATGGTTTAAATATACAAAACGCAGAGAAAACCGCCCGGATACATTTGAATTGCGATATACATGATGCAACAAATACTACATTCAGCCAGAACCCACCTCGAAGGCACACCCAGCGCAGGCCATGACATCACCCACACCCTGCGGGTAAGGGACCTGTGCCTCCATATCAGCAGCATCGAAGGAGGCGACCCCGAGATACTGGAAGCCTCAGCCCTGCTCCACGATATCGGGCGTCCCGCCGAACTAAAGGACCCAAGCACTGACCACGCTGCCCTCTCCGCACAACTATCCCCCGGTATACTTGACAGGGCAGGCTTTCCTGCAAAAAAAATACCGGCCGTGGTCTATGCCATTGCCAACCACCGTTACAGTTCAGGTATAACACCGGACAGCCTGGAAGCAAGGATACTCCAGGACGCTGACAGGCTGGATATTTCAGGTGCAGTAGGTGCGGCCATGACATTTGCCTATTCGGGCGCCCACAACCACAGGCTGTACCATCCTGATGACCCCCTGGCCAGCCAGCGGGAGCCAGACGGGAAAGAATATGCACTGGACCATATCCTCACAAAACTAATGCTGCTGCCCGGGTCCATGTATACAGATACTGCCAGGGGAATGGCAGAGGAAAGGAACAGGTTCCTGCAAACTTTCGTGGACCAGTTCATATACGAGATCAATACCGGCAGAGGGCCTGGAAATGGGTAAACCCGTAACTCCCCTGCTCACAGTGGACATAATAATCCTGCTGGAGGGAAAGCTCGTACTGATACAGCGCATGAATCCACCTTTCCGAGGGCAGTGGGCACTGCCTGGCGGATTCGTAGATGTGGGGGAAACAGTGGAAGATGCAGCTACCAGGGAGGCAAAGGAGGAGACCGGGCTTGATGTGGAATTGAATGGGCTGGCGGGTGTGTTCTCAGACCCCAACCGGGACCCCAGGGGTCATACTGTGACCATCTGCTTCACAGCAACCGGGCATGGCAGCCTGGAAGCTTCGTCAGATGCAAGGGATACGGCATTGTTCGACCCGGATGATCTGCCGCCGCTGGCCTTTGACCACGAGAAGATCATCCATACTGCAGCAGATCAGATCAGGCTTCTTCTTCAAGGGCAGAGTTGATCCGGCGCAGCACATCAACCATTAAGTTCTGAACACCTTCGGTATGGTCGCCATCGGGTGGCGTGTCTTCCATATCCAGCAGAATGCCGATATTTTTCGTCATATTGGTAATGATCTCCAGCATTTCCTCCTTGGTGATGAGGCCACTGTAATAAGAGTAGAACAAGGTAGTGCCGGAGCGCTCAAGTTTCCTCTTGAACGATGCCCGGGCATTGGATACCTCCTGCCTGGAATAGGGTTCATTGAAGAACGGTACCAGGTCAGGCAGGTTCTGCCCGATCCAGGTCATCTCACTACGGCCATGTACGTTCTTAAAATCAGCACACAGCCTGGCAATCACCCACTCACGGGCAGTGAAATGAGTGGTCTTTTTCAATAGGCGTGTGACCTCAGAATGGTCATTCTTATCGATCTTCTTGAATTTTTCATATTTGTACATATAAATTTCCTATTGTATAACAACCAATGTATTACATTCTGTATTACTTCACATGATTTAAATAATTTCCAGATAGCTTTTGGGTTCTGATGAAAATCCTAATTCCCATTGACGGGTCTGCAGGTTCAAAAACAGCAGCAAAGGTAGGTTTAAGGATCGCTAAAACCCACTCTGCTAACATTATTTTATTGCATGTAATAAGTGCAACAGGACAAAAAAGAAAAAAATGGATGGAGGAGGGAGCAAAGAAACTTCTATCCGTCTATAAGG
This genomic window contains:
- a CDS encoding NUDIX hydrolase, encoding MGKPVTPLLTVDIIILLEGKLVLIQRMNPPFRGQWALPGGFVDVGETVEDAATREAKEETGLDVELNGLAGVFSDPNRDPRGHTVTICFTATGHGSLEASSDARDTALFDPDDLPPLAFDHEKIIHTAADQIRLLLQGQS
- a CDS encoding HD domain-containing protein; this encodes MMQQILHSARTHLEGTPSAGHDITHTLRVRDLCLHISSIEGGDPEILEASALLHDIGRPAELKDPSTDHAALSAQLSPGILDRAGFPAKKIPAVVYAIANHRYSSGITPDSLEARILQDADRLDISGAVGAAMTFAYSGAHNHRLYHPDDPLASQREPDGKEYALDHILTKLMLLPGSMYTDTARGMAEERNRFLQTFVDQFIYEINTGRGPGNG